The following DNA comes from Kineococcus rhizosphaerae.
TCGACAGGTTGGAGTACTCGTTGATGATCAGGTCGTAGGCCTTGGACCCGTCGAGGGTGTCCTTGCTGCCCTCGCCGTGACCGCCGCCGGCGGCCGCGACGCCCTGCAGGGCGACGCCGATCTTGAGGTAGTGCCCGTCGGCGAGGTTGACGCTGATGGGGTCCAGCGCGGTGACCGTGCCGGGCGTCAGCGTGGCGGTCGGGGTGGCCTCGGCGGCCGAGGCGGAGTTGCCCTTCGTCAGGAAGAACACCCCCGCACCGGTGCCGCCGGCCAGGAGCACGGCCGCGGCCGCGCCGATGACGATGAGCTTCTTCGCGCCGCCGGGCTTCGCGTCGCCCTCGGCCTTGTCCTTCTTGGCCATCGCGGCCTCCTTCAGGTCGGTGGATCAGGTCAGTGGGCGACGTTCGTGGCGATGTCCGGCGCGATGCCCGCCGAGACGTCCTCGCTCACGGCGCCGGTGGCGCCGGTGGTGCCGGTGGTGCCGGTGGTGCCGGTGGTGCTGGTGCCGGTCTCGGTGTCGGTCGTGCCGGTCAGCTCGGCCGGCCCGTTCGACTCGGTCTGCTGCGCGACCTCCGGCAGCAGCGCCTTGACGGCGTCGGAGCTGGGCGAGGCCACCACGAGGTCGACGCGGCGGTTGCCGGTGAGGGCCTTGGGGTCGGAGTCGGGGTACAGCGGACGCGAGTCCGCGTACCCGGTGCCGGACAGGCGGACCGGGGCGATGCCGTGGCCGATGAAGCCGGTGACCACGGTGTTGGCCCGGGCCGAGGACAGGTCCCAGTTGTCGCGGTAGCGGGCGCTGCCGTTCAGGGGCAGGTTGTTGGTGTGCCCCTGCACCGCGACGTCGTTGGGCAGGGCGGCCAGGATCGGGGCGATCGTGTCCAGGACCTCGCGGCCCTTGGCCTCCACGTCCGCCGAGGCGTTGGCGAAGAAGACGTTGTCGGCGACCAGGCCGACGACCAGGCCGTCGGCGGTGATCCGGTAGGTCACCTGGTCCTGGTCGCCCTTGGCGGTGAGGGCGGCGTCGATCTTCTTCTCGACCTCGCGGTAGTCCTGCACCTCGGCCTTGGCGGCGGTGAGGTCCTTGGCCGTCTGCGCGGTCTGGATCTTCTGGGCGATCTGCTGGACCTGCGAGGAGGTCGTCAGCTCCTGTCCCGTGGAGTAGGGCGAGACCTGCACGACCGAGTTGCCGTTCGTGACGTCCATGACGCCCGAGGAGCCCGAGACGGCCTGGCTGGAGTCCGGGGTCCCCTTGCTGAGGCCGTCCTTGAACTGGGCGAACTTCAGCTGGTCGATCTGGCTGAGGGCGAACAGGACGATGAACAGCGCCATGAGGACCGTCAGCATGTCGGCGTAGGAGACCAGCCACCGCTCGTGGTTGACGTGCTCCTCGTGCTCCTCGTGCTTGTGGCGCCGCTTGTGCGCTGCGGACATCAGGCCGCCTTCTTGTCCGGGACCGCGGTGCCCGGGGGCAGCAGGCTCTCGAGCTTCTTGGCCACCGAGCGCGGGTTCGAGCCGGCCTGGATGGCGAGGATGCCCTCGACGACCAGCTCCATCTGCGCGGTCTCCAGCGCGGACAGCCGGTTCAGGCGGGTCTGCACGGGCAGGAAGAAGACGTTGGCGCTGGCCACACCCCACAGGGTGGCGACGAACGCGGAGGCGATCATCGGGCCGAGGGAGCCGGCGTCGGAGAGGTTCTGCAGGACGACGGTCAGGGAGATGACCGTGCCGACGATGCCGACGGAGGGGGCGTAACCGCCGAGGTCACCCCAGAACTTCGCGGTCTGCTTGTCCGCGGCCTTCTTGGCCTGGATCCGCGCCGAGAGGATCTCGTACAGCTCGTCCGGGTCGGTGCCGTCGATGGCGGTCTGCAGGCCGTCGCGCAGGAACTCGTCGTCGACCTCCTTGATGGCGTCCTCCAGGGCCAGCAGACCCTCGCGACGGGCCCGTTCGGCCATCTTGATGATGACGCCCACGGTCTCGCCGGCGTTCTTGGGCTTGCCCAGGAAGGCCTTCTGCAGCGCCCTGAGCGACCCGATCCCGTCCTTGAGGGTGCCGCCCATGAGCCCGACGCCCAGGGACCCGATGAACACCAGGACGAGCGGACCGGGCAGCAGGATGTCCGTCGGGCTGCCGCCCTCGTGGTTCTGCGTCCAGAGGATGGCGGCGGCGGCGATGATGAGCCCGCCGATCGTTGCGAAGTCCATGGCTCACGGCCTCCTGCGGTGCAGCGGGACCGGAGCCGGCAGGGTGCCGTCGGCTTCGCTGGTGGTCTGGTGGTCGGTGGGGCGGGCGCCGGAGTGCGCGTCCGGGTGCGTCGGCAGCTCGAGGACGTCGGCCGTCCCCGTCTCCTCCAGGGAGTGCGCGGTCGCGACGACGCGCGCGCGGAAGGCCATGACGCGCTCGACGATCTCCGACAGGGGCTCGGTGACGACGAACTTCGCGCCGTCGACGAGGGTGATGACCGTGTCGGGGGTCGAGTCGACGCGCTGGATCAGATCGGGGTTCACGGCGAACACCGACCCGTTGAGGCGAGTCACGAGGATCACGTGTGGGTCCGTCCTTGGGGGTGGATACGGGGGCGCCCGTCCGTGGGCTGGGTGTTTCCACCCAGTCCATCGGCGTGCCGTTCCGGGACCTGAGAGGGGGTTGCAGGGTGCACCCGTTCGTGCTAACGCTTCGTCCGTCGTCACCCTCTGCTACTACCCGGGAAGCAGAGAACCCCCCCGGAGCGCTCGCTCCGGGAGGGTTCTCGGCGGTTCAGCCTCAGCGCTTGAGGTTGACCAGGTCCTGCAGGATCTCGTCGGAGGCCGTGATGACCTTCGAGTTCGCCTGGAAACCGCGCTGGGCGAGGATGAGCTCGGTGAACTCCGCCGACAGGTCGACGTTCGACATCTCCAGCGATCCGGCGAGCAGACCACCGCGGCCGGACTGCCCGGCGATGCCGTACACCGGGGTGCCGGAGTTGGTCGAGACGCTGTAGAGGGAGTTGCCCTCCTTGCGCAGGCCGGCGTAGTTGTTGAACGTCGCGATGGCGACCTGCCCGAGGGTCTGCTTGTACCCGTTCGAGTACGAACCCGTGATGACGCCGTCGGTGCCGAACGAGTAGCTGGTCAGCGTGCCGATGGGCGCACCGTCCTGCGCGGTCTGGATGCTGCTGCTGCCGGAGGCCCCGACGTAGGCGGACAGACCCGACATGTCGAGCGTCAGGGTCTGGATGGGCGCACCCTGCGCGTTGGTGAGACCGGTGAGGTCGAAAGTCTGCGGCGACGCGTACTGCCCGACCTTGGTCGCCGACTCACCCGGCGGGGTGACCGAGTCGAAGTTCACCGCCTGGCTGGTGTCGGTGAAGGTCTTGTTGTCCGTCGAGGTCCAGATCTCCCAGTCGTTGCTGGCGGTGGTGGACGTGCTGGCGTTGACGAACTTCACGTAGACGGGCGTGGCGACACCCTGCTCGTCGTAGGAGGTGAAGGACGTCGTGACCTCCTGCGCCTTCCCGTTCTTCAGGGTGTTGTCCAGGTTGCCCGTCACCTTGCCGGTGCTGGTCTGCTTCGCGGGCATCACGGTGTCGGAGGGGATGACCAGCTTGCCGACGGTCCCGTTGGTGTCGACGTTCCCGGCCGAGTCCGGCTTCCACCCCATGACGTAGGCACCGTCGTTGGTGACGACCGAACCCTGCGCGTCGAGGGTGAACGACCCGTTGCGGGTGTAGAAGACGCCGTCGCCCTGCTGCACGGCGAACATGCCGTCGCCCTGCAGCATCAGGTCGGTCGACTTGCCCGTGGCCTGCGCCGAACCCTGCGACATGTTCTGGGTGATCGCGTCGACGCGGACACCGAGACCGACCTGAGCCGGGTTGGTGCCACCGGTCGCGTTGGTGGGTGCACCGGCGGCCTTGGTGAGCTGGGACAGCGTGTCGGCGAAGACGACGCTGGAGCTCTTGTAACCGGCGGTGTTGACGTTGGCGATGTTGTTGCCGACGACGTCCATCATCGTCTGGTGCGCGCGGAGACCACTGACACCGGAGAACATGGAGCGGAGCATGCTTCAGACCTTTCGAGGGGCTGACGGGGGTACGGGAGGGGCGAGCGGAGGGATCAGGCGGACTGCGGAGGGTTCGTCGAACCCTGGGCTCCGGTGGTGCCGGAGGTCTGGGTGGTCTCAGGGGTTCCCGTGGCGGGAGCGGTCTGAGAGGTTCCCGTGGCTCCGGAGGTTCCCGTGCTGGCGGTTCCGGAGGACGCGGTGGAGGAGCTGCCGGTGGCCGCACCCGGCACGGTGGTCACGGGGACGGAGGTGCCCTCAGCCTTGGCCTTGGCCTCCGCGGCGGCCTTCTCCGCCGCCGCGTTGAGCGCGGTGGCGTCGATGGAGCCGACCCCGGAGACCTTCGAGAGGACGACGCTGACGCCGTCGACGTTCAGGACCGGCTCGCCGTTGGTGCCGCCGACCGAGCCCTGCGTGAAGGAGACCGACTTGACCTCACCGGTCACGACCTTGCCGTTCTCGTCGGTGTAGGACACCGTCTGCCCGACCATCGTGCTGGCCTGCAGCTTGTTCTGCGCCGCGACCATCGAGCTGGACTGCGTGGCGACGTCCTGCATGGCCTCCAGCGCCGAGAACTGCGCGGTCTGGGCCATGAACTGCGTGGTGTCCGCCGGCTTCGACGGGTCCTGGTAGCGCAGCTGGGCGACGAGGAGCTTGAGGAACATGTCCTTGTCGTCCTTGGTCTTCGCCTTGGCCGCCGCGGAGGTGTCCGTCGCGTTGGCGTTCTTGGTCGCCGAGGCGGCGGTCAGGGCGTCCGAGTTCGCGGTGAGCTGCGAGAAGTAGCTGCCCGATCCGCTGGTCGCGTCGACTGTCATGCCTACTCCTTCGGCGGAACGGGTGGGACTCTGTAGTCCGAGTGAGGGATTCACAGCGCCCAGCCAGGTGAATCCCCCGGCTGGAACGGTTCAGACGCTCAGGTCGAGGCGGCCGTCGGCCGCGGCGGCGGCCTCCCGGGCCTGACGGCGTTCGGCGGCGGCCGCCGAGAACGCCGACCGGGCGCTGTGCCCGGCGTTCTGCTGCGCGGAGGAGCCCTGCTGCGACGACCCCTGCCGGCCCTCGCCGGACTGGGCGTCGGCCGAGCGCTGCTGCTGGGCGGACCCGGAGTCGGCGCGCACGTCGACGGTGGTCTGGGTGAAGCTCGTCGTGGACAGCTCCCTCTGCAGGTCGCCGACGGCGGCCTGCAGCGCGTGCCGGGCCGCCTCGGAGGCCCCCGCGAGGGACACGTGCAGCGCACCCGCGGTGACCTCGGCGGTGATCCGCACCGGGCCCAGGCCCTGGGGGTTCACCTCGACGCTCATGCGGTGCACCGCGTCGGTGGTGGGCAGGTCCTCGAGCCGGCCGGCCACGCCCTGCGCGAACGCGACGGGGTTGGTCAGCGGCAGCGGGGCCGGCGGCGTGGAGGCCGGGGCGACGCTCGGCGCGGTGACGGTCCCCGTGCCGGTGACCGTCGGGGCGAGCGCCGGGACCAGACCGGCCGCCGGGTCGACGTCGGCGGGCTTCGGGGCGGCGGCGCCAGCCGTCACGGGCGGCGCGATCGGCGGGGCGACGGTCGGGCTGGCGGCCAGGACGGTCGGCGACGGCTGAGCCGGGCCCTCCCCCGCCGCGGCCCGCGGCGGCGTCACGACGATCGGCTGGGCCGGAGCGGGGTTCTGCCCGGACCGGCCCGACGGCTGCCCGTCCTGGCCCGCGGTGTCCCCGGCGCCCTGGCCACCCTGCCCCGCGGGCACGGCGACGACCGGCGCGGAGGCGTCGGCCGGCTGCGCCGCGACGGGCTGGGCCGGGGTCTGCGGGGCGGTCGGGGACGGGGAGGCCGCTGCGGCGGCCTGGGCCTGGGTCGCGACCGGCTGGGCCGCGCCGGCGAGCGCCGGCGCCGCGGCGTCGACGGGGGTCTGCGCGACGTGCTGCGGCAACCCGGTCACGGCGGTCTGCACCGGGACCGACGGCGCGGTGGCGGGACCGGCGGGCGCGGAGGTGACCGTCGCGGTCGCCAGCGCCGCGTCCACGGCGCTCACCGGGACCTGCGGCGTGCCCTGCACCGGGGTCGAGACCGGGGCCTGCACCTGGGTCCCCGCGGCGGTGGCGATGGCCTGGGCCGGGAGTTGCACGGCGACCGCCGGGGCCGTCTGCGCCGAGGCCTGTGCGGCCAGTGGGACCTGCGGGGCTGCGGAGCCCGGTGTGGCGGACGCCGAGGCCTGGGCCGGGACCTGCTCGCCGACGGCGGCCGGGGCGGCGGTGAGGACGGGCTGGGTCGTGGCCACGCCCTGGACGGCGCTCTTCGCCGTCGCGTCGGTGGGGACGGTCTCGGCCGGGGCCTGCGGGGTCAGCGCGGCGCGCAGTGCGGGGGGCAGCCCCAGCAGCGAGAGGTCGACCGGCACGGCGGGGACGTCGGCGTCGTCGGTGGCCTCGTCCTCGCCGGCCCGCTCGGAGCCGCCGACGGGGTGCTTGGTCCCCGGCTTGGTGCTCTTGTGGGCCGGTTCGGGACGCTCGCCGCCCTTCTCGACCCGCTCGGTGGCCTTCTCGACCCGCTCGGTGGCCTTCTCGGCGCGCGGGGAGGCGTCGACGGGACGGTCGTCGGGGCGCACCTGGTCGTCGCGGGCGTCGGGTCGGGAGTCCGGGCGCACCTGGTCGTCGCGCGAGGAGCTGCGCAGGTCCTGCATGGCCTGGCCGTAGGAGTCGGCGAAGTCGGAGTCCGACGAGGAGGACGAGAAGCGGACGGTGTCGCGAGCGGTCGGTGCGAGGGGCAGCGACGTCACGGTCAGGTTGGCGCTCACGCGGCACTCCCGAGGTCGGCGGTGATCTTCTTGACGTAGTTCTGGGTCTCGCTGAACGGCGGGACGCCGCCGTACTTCTTCACGTTGCCCGCGCCGGCGTTGTAGGCGGCCAGCGCCAGCGGGACGGACCCGAAGGTCTCGAGGTTCTGGGCCAGGTACTTGCCGGCGGCGTCGATGGAGGCGAACGGGTCGCTCGCGTCGATGCCCAGGCTGCGGGCCGTGGCGGGCATGAACTGCATGAGCCCGACGGCCCCGGCGCCGGACCTCGCGGTCGGGTCGAAGCCCGACTCCTGCTTGGCGACGGCCTTGAGCAGGCCGGTCGGCAGGCCGTACTTGCGTTCCGCCGCAGCGAAGGCCGTCTCGTAGGGCGCGGACTTGGAGGTGGAGGACAGCGACGCGGGCCGCACGTACGAGGACGCGTCGCTCGAGGTGGCGCCGGTGAGGCCCGACAGCAGGGTGGCCGCGACGGCGGTGCCCGCGGCGGCGGTGGCGGCCGTCGTGCCGAGGCGGCGGATCGTCATGGGGGTCTCCCAGACCTTGGACACCTTCACGACGTCCCCCGTCTTCGGCGCGTGCAGCATCTGCCCGTTGCCGACGTAGATCCCGATGTGGTGGCCGTTCTCCAGGACGACGAGGTCGCCGGGCCTGGCCTGGTCGAGGCTGGGGACCTCGGTGCCGACGGTGGCCTGCTGGGCCGCGGTGCGGGGCAGGGTGATGCCGAGCTGCTTGGCGGCGTACTGCACGAGGCCGGAGCAGTCGAAGCCGGCGGGGGTGGTGCCGCCCCACTTGTACGGGGTGCCCGCGTACTGCTGGGCCACCGAGAGCAGCTTCTGGCCGGTGGTGGAGTCGCTGAGGGTGCGCAGGCCACGGGTGACGACGCCGGAGGCGCTGGAACCGGCGCTGGACAGGGCGTCGGCGAAGCCGGACGTGACGGAGGAGGCGCGCGAGGCGGTGGAGACGGCCGTGGTGGCGACCTGCCCGACGGCCTGCCCCGAGAAGGAGGCGATGCGGGCCTGGATGTCGGCGATGCGACCCTGGATCTCGTCGACGACCGTCACTGGTCACCCCCCTCGCGCTGGGCCCGACGGCGCGCCTTGGCGGCGAACTCGGCGACGGTGCGGTCGTCGAGCGCCTTCTGGTCGGCGCGCAGCGCGGCCTCCTCCTGGGCGCGTTCGTGGCGTTCCACGATGCGTTCCAGGGAACGTTCGGCGCGGCGGGCGCGGGCCCAGGCAGCCTGCTTGGCGCCCAGGTCGACCTCGGCGCGGGCCACGAGGGCGCGGGTGGCGTCGAGGTCGGAGACGAGGGCGGCGCGGCGGGCCACGGCTGCGGTCCAGGCGGCCATGGTCTCGTCGCTCAGGTGCGCCTGGCCGAGCTCGTGGCGCACGCGGGCGGCGCGCTTCTGCTCGTTGCGCAGGACGGCGTTGGCGGCGGCGAGGTCGACCTTGATCTGGTCGGCCTGGACCTTGCGCAGCTTCAGCAGCGCCATGATCGCCTTGGTGGCACTCACCGGGCACCTCCGAAGCTCGAGACGAGTTGCTGCAGCTGGGCCCACGCCACGGAGGCGGGGGTGATGTCGTGGATGTCCTGGCGCAGGAAGGCGTTGATGGCGGGCAGGTGGGCCACCGCGGCGTCGACCTCGGGGTTGGCGCCGGGCTGGTAGGCGCCGACGTCGATGAGCTCCTTGGCCTCGCGGTGCGCGGCCATGACCCGGCGCAGGGCCGTGGCGGCGGCCTTCTGCTCGGGCGTGGTGACGCGGCCGGCGACGCGGGAGACGGAGTCGAGGACGTCGATCGTCGGGAAGTGCCCGGCGGTGGCCAGGCGGCGGTCCAGGACGACGTGACCGTCCAGGATCGAGCGGGCGGTGTCGGCGATGGGCTCGTTGTGGTCGTCCCCGTCGACCAGGACCGTGTAGATCCCGGTGATGGAGCCGGTCACGCCGGGCCCGGCGCGCTCGAGCAGGCGGGGCATGAGGGCGAAGACGCTCGGCGGGTAGCCGCGGGTGGCGGGCGGCTCGCCCACGGACAGGCCGATCTCGCGCTGGGCCATGGACACGCGTGTGAGGGAGTCCATCATCAGCACGACGTCGGCGCCCAGGTCGCGGAACGACTCCGCGACGGCGGTCGCCGTCAGCGAGGCGCGCAGCCGCAGGACGGGGGCCTCGTCGGAGGTGGCGA
Coding sequences within:
- a CDS encoding flagellar hook capping FlgD N-terminal domain-containing protein, with the translated sequence MTVDATSGSGSYFSQLTANSDALTAASATKNANATDTSAAAKAKTKDDKDMFLKLLVAQLRYQDPSKPADTTQFMAQTAQFSALEAMQDVATQSSSMVAAQNKLQASTMVGQTVSYTDENGKVVTGEVKSVSFTQGSVGGTNGEPVLNVDGVSVVLSKVSGVGSIDATALNAAAEKAAAEAKAKAEGTSVPVTTVPGAATGSSSTASSGTASTGTSGATGTSQTAPATGTPETTQTSGTTGAQGSTNPPQSA
- a CDS encoding flagellar hook-length control protein FliK, which translates into the protein MSANLTVTSLPLAPTARDTVRFSSSSSDSDFADSYGQAMQDLRSSSRDDQVRPDSRPDARDDQVRPDDRPVDASPRAEKATERVEKATERVEKGGERPEPAHKSTKPGTKHPVGGSERAGEDEATDDADVPAVPVDLSLLGLPPALRAALTPQAPAETVPTDATAKSAVQGVATTQPVLTAAPAAVGEQVPAQASASATPGSAAPQVPLAAQASAQTAPAVAVQLPAQAIATAAGTQVQAPVSTPVQGTPQVPVSAVDAALATATVTSAPAGPATAPSVPVQTAVTGLPQHVAQTPVDAAAPALAGAAQPVATQAQAAAAASPSPTAPQTPAQPVAAQPADASAPVVAVPAGQGGQGAGDTAGQDGQPSGRSGQNPAPAQPIVVTPPRAAAGEGPAQPSPTVLAASPTVAPPIAPPVTAGAAAPKPADVDPAAGLVPALAPTVTGTGTVTAPSVAPASTPPAPLPLTNPVAFAQGVAGRLEDLPTTDAVHRMSVEVNPQGLGPVRITAEVTAGALHVSLAGASEAARHALQAAVGDLQRELSTTSFTQTTVDVRADSGSAQQQRSADAQSGEGRQGSSQQGSSAQQNAGHSARSAFSAAAAERRQAREAAAAADGRLDLSV
- a CDS encoding flagellar basal body-associated FliL family protein, whose amino-acid sequence is MAKKDKAEGDAKPGGAKKLIVIGAAAAVLLAGGTGAGVFFLTKGNSASAAEATPTATLTPGTVTALDPISVNLADGHYLKIGVALQGVAAAGGGHGEGSKDTLDGSKAYDLIINEYSNLSMTDLQNSEQRNHYKDELQEKVIEAYKTHDDKGEETEGVMGIYLTSFVMQ
- a CDS encoding FliI/YscN family ATPase yields the protein MRELLAPQVARAATAAAPQVIGRVSAIVGLSVEVAGLEAAVGETILLGDHRGSIPAEVVAAEGSKLRCLPLGHLTGLAAGAPAVATRRPSDVPVGPALLGRVVDAMGNPLDGGAPLVAAPRAALHNTPPPALTRGRVNTPLSLGVRALDTLVPAGRGQRFGIFAGSGVGKSSLLSMIARGTSADVSVLALIGERGREVREFLEDDLGPEGLARSVVVIATSDEAPVLRLRASLTATAVAESFRDLGADVVLMMDSLTRVSMAQREIGLSVGEPPATRGYPPSVFALMPRLLERAGPGVTGSITGIYTVLVDGDDHNEPIADTARSILDGHVVLDRRLATAGHFPTIDVLDSVSRVAGRVTTPEQKAAATALRRVMAAHREAKELIDVGAYQPGANPEVDAAVAHLPAINAFLRQDIHDITPASVAWAQLQQLVSSFGGAR
- a CDS encoding motility protein A; this encodes MDFATIGGLIIAAAAILWTQNHEGGSPTDILLPGPLVLVFIGSLGVGLMGGTLKDGIGSLRALQKAFLGKPKNAGETVGVIIKMAERARREGLLALEDAIKEVDDEFLRDGLQTAIDGTDPDELYEILSARIQAKKAADKQTAKFWGDLGGYAPSVGIVGTVISLTVVLQNLSDAGSLGPMIASAFVATLWGVASANVFFLPVQTRLNRLSALETAQMELVVEGILAIQAGSNPRSVAKKLESLLPPGTAVPDKKAA
- a CDS encoding NlpC/P60 family protein: MTVVDEIQGRIADIQARIASFSGQAVGQVATTAVSTASRASSVTSGFADALSSAGSSASGVVTRGLRTLSDSTTGQKLLSVAQQYAGTPYKWGGTTPAGFDCSGLVQYAAKQLGITLPRTAAQQATVGTEVPSLDQARPGDLVVLENGHHIGIYVGNGQMLHAPKTGDVVKVSKVWETPMTIRRLGTTAATAAAGTAVAATLLSGLTGATSSDASSYVRPASLSSTSKSAPYETAFAAAERKYGLPTGLLKAVAKQESGFDPTARSGAGAVGLMQFMPATARSLGIDASDPFASIDAAGKYLAQNLETFGSVPLALAAYNAGAGNVKKYGGVPPFSETQNYVKKITADLGSAA
- a CDS encoding OmpA/MotB family protein, whose product is MSAAHKRRHKHEEHEEHVNHERWLVSYADMLTVLMALFIVLFALSQIDQLKFAQFKDGLSKGTPDSSQAVSGSSGVMDVTNGNSVVQVSPYSTGQELTTSSQVQQIAQKIQTAQTAKDLTAAKAEVQDYREVEKKIDAALTAKGDQDQVTYRITADGLVVGLVADNVFFANASADVEAKGREVLDTIAPILAALPNDVAVQGHTNNLPLNGSARYRDNWDLSSARANTVVTGFIGHGIAPVRLSGTGYADSRPLYPDSDPKALTGNRRVDLVVASPSSDAVKALLPEVAQQTESNGPAELTGTTDTETGTSTTGTTGTTGTTGATGAVSEDVSAGIAPDIATNVAH
- a CDS encoding flagellar hook protein FlgE, whose amino-acid sequence is MLRSMFSGVSGLRAHQTMMDVVGNNIANVNTAGYKSSSVVFADTLSQLTKAAGAPTNATGGTNPAQVGLGVRVDAITQNMSQGSAQATGKSTDLMLQGDGMFAVQQGDGVFYTRNGSFTLDAQGSVVTNDGAYVMGWKPDSAGNVDTNGTVGKLVIPSDTVMPAKQTSTGKVTGNLDNTLKNGKAQEVTTSFTSYDEQGVATPVYVKFVNASTSTTASNDWEIWTSTDNKTFTDTSQAVNFDSVTPPGESATKVGQYASPQTFDLTGLTNAQGAPIQTLTLDMSGLSAYVGASGSSSIQTAQDGAPIGTLTSYSFGTDGVITGSYSNGYKQTLGQVAIATFNNYAGLRKEGNSLYSVSTNSGTPVYGIAGQSGRGGLLAGSLEMSNVDLSAEFTELILAQRGFQANSKVITASDEILQDLVNLKR
- a CDS encoding flagellar FlbD family protein, translated to MILVTRLNGSVFAVNPDLIQRVDSTPDTVITLVDGAKFVVTEPLSEIVERVMAFRARVVATAHSLEETGTADVLELPTHPDAHSGARPTDHQTTSEADGTLPAPVPLHRRRP